In Chryseobacterium turcicum, a single window of DNA contains:
- a CDS encoding 5-fold beta-flower protein, with amino-acid sequence MKKTLFICFALFSLSILSAQTIESGSRSTIGYIKSDGTIENSSRATVGYIKNDGTIENKSRSTIGYIKNDGTIENKSRSTVGYVKSDGTVENSSRSTIGYIKDDGTVENSSHSTIGYAKGIKKEWAAVVYFFFKLD; translated from the coding sequence ATGAAAAAAACACTATTCATTTGTTTTGCTTTATTCAGTCTTTCGATTCTTAGTGCACAAACGATAGAATCGGGGAGTCGCAGTACTATAGGTTATATCAAAAGTGACGGAACGATAGAAAATAGCAGTCGTGCTACCGTAGGTTATATAAAAAATGATGGCACCATCGAAAACAAAAGTCGCAGTACGATTGGGTACATCAAAAATGATGGAACTATTGAGAACAAAAGCCGTTCTACTGTGGGATATGTAAAAAGTGATGGTACTGTAGAAAATAGCAGTCGCTCAACCATTGGTTACATCAAAGACGATGGAACGGTAGAAAACAGCAGTCATAGCACAATCGGTTATGCTAAAGGCATCAAAAAAGAATGGGCAGCGGTAGTGTATTTCTTCTTTAAATTAGATTAA
- a CDS encoding linear amide C-N hydrolase → MKNLTKRLGSALLLTTALFTSSNTAEACTRVMYKGPDKTIITARSMDFALPIPANLWQFPQGINRDGSTGKNTMKWTSKYGSMTASSWDIAVSDGMNEKGLVANLLWLASSKYPEFSKDKKGKKKGLAVSLWAQYALDNFATVAEAVAELKKEEFVVVTDFIPGTDKYTTVHLSLSDSTGDNAILEYINGKLVIHHDPSYTVMTNDPIFEEQLAINEYWKGIPGNIFLPGTNRAADRFVRASYYIKSILQTDDIRIAVAGAFSVIRQCSVPYGISTEGFPNLSTTRWRTVSDQKNLVYYFEDALSPNAIWVDLKKIDFSKTGKIKKLALDNKQIYAGETSSQFIESKPFVFQGI, encoded by the coding sequence ATGAAAAACTTAACCAAACGACTAGGGAGCGCCTTGTTACTTACCACTGCATTATTTACATCATCCAATACTGCAGAGGCATGCACAAGAGTGATGTATAAAGGCCCCGATAAAACAATTATTACTGCCAGAAGTATGGATTTTGCCTTACCCATTCCTGCTAATTTGTGGCAGTTTCCTCAAGGCATAAATCGGGATGGAAGTACAGGGAAAAATACAATGAAATGGACTTCAAAATATGGCAGCATGACAGCCAGTTCATGGGATATTGCGGTGTCTGACGGAATGAACGAAAAAGGACTTGTAGCCAATCTGCTTTGGCTGGCTAGTTCAAAATATCCTGAGTTTTCAAAAGATAAAAAAGGTAAGAAAAAAGGATTGGCAGTTTCTCTTTGGGCACAATATGCACTAGATAACTTTGCTACGGTAGCCGAAGCGGTTGCAGAATTAAAGAAAGAAGAGTTTGTCGTCGTGACAGATTTTATTCCTGGAACCGATAAATATACGACTGTTCATTTATCTTTATCAGATTCTACGGGTGACAATGCAATTTTAGAATATATAAACGGAAAACTGGTGATTCATCATGACCCTTCTTACACTGTTATGACAAACGACCCCATATTTGAAGAGCAATTAGCAATAAACGAATATTGGAAAGGCATCCCGGGGAATATATTTCTTCCCGGCACCAATAGAGCGGCAGACAGATTTGTTCGTGCATCTTATTATATAAAATCTATTCTGCAAACAGATGATATCAGAATTGCGGTTGCCGGAGCTTTCAGTGTTATCAGACAATGTTCTGTACCTTATGGTATTTCTACAGAAGGTTTTCCTAATCTCTCTACCACAAGATGGAGAACGGTTTCAGACCAAAAAAATCTGGTCTATTATTTTGAAGATGCATTAAGCCCCAATGCAATTTGGGTAGATTTGAAAAAAATAGATTTCAGTAAAACCGGAAAAATAAAAAAGCTGGCACTAGACAATAAGCAAATCTACGCTGGAGAAACGTCTTCACAATTCATAGAGTCAAAACCTTTTGTATTTCAGGGGATATAA
- a CDS encoding aminotransferase class I/II-fold pyridoxal phosphate-dependent enzyme, which yields MLNHLNHFQEALDKRKANQTLRILKPKSEGIDFYSNDYLGFARNKDLQNLLLKEINDNPHLLSGSTGSRLISGNSTEVIETEEFISKEHKYASALLFSSGYNANLALFSTLPNRHDTIIVDEKIHRSVHDACKMSHARKLKFKHNDVKDLEQILKRQKENCYVAIESLYSMDGDFAPIEEITEIAKKYNAFLIVDEAHAFGVFGYGLVEKYQLQTKVLATVITYGKALGSHGAAIVSNEIIKSYLVNFASPFIYTTAAQDIQWRSIKTGYEFFKANKDLSLKLQRNIKIFHQQNIKTPSSNSPIQAVLIPDNHRLKDLQETLLHEGFLTYAVFSPTVKEGTERLRICLHSFNTEEEIIGLTKIIKDFI from the coding sequence ATGCTTAATCATCTCAATCATTTTCAGGAAGCTCTTGATAAGAGGAAAGCAAATCAAACATTAAGAATATTAAAACCTAAATCTGAAGGTATCGATTTTTATTCTAATGATTATTTGGGATTTGCAAGAAATAAAGATTTGCAGAATCTATTGTTAAAAGAGATTAATGACAATCCTCATTTGCTTTCAGGAAGTACCGGTTCACGATTGATAAGTGGAAATAGTACTGAGGTTATCGAAACAGAGGAGTTTATTTCAAAAGAACATAAATATGCATCTGCATTGCTTTTTTCTTCAGGATATAATGCCAATTTAGCCTTGTTTTCTACGCTTCCAAACCGTCATGATACCATTATAGTTGATGAGAAAATTCATCGTTCTGTACATGATGCCTGCAAAATGTCACATGCAAGAAAATTGAAATTTAAGCATAATGATGTTAAGGATTTAGAACAAATTTTAAAAAGGCAAAAAGAAAATTGTTATGTCGCGATAGAAAGCCTTTATTCTATGGATGGAGATTTTGCTCCGATTGAGGAAATTACTGAAATCGCTAAAAAATACAATGCTTTTTTAATTGTAGATGAAGCTCATGCTTTTGGAGTTTTTGGATACGGATTGGTTGAAAAATATCAATTGCAAACCAAGGTTCTGGCAACGGTTATCACGTACGGAAAAGCGCTCGGCTCGCACGGAGCAGCTATTGTAAGTAATGAAATTATCAAATCTTATCTTGTCAATTTTGCATCGCCTTTTATTTACACCACGGCGGCCCAGGATATTCAGTGGAGAAGTATCAAAACAGGGTATGAATTTTTTAAAGCAAACAAAGATTTATCCCTCAAATTACAGCGAAATATTAAAATTTTTCACCAACAAAATATAAAAACTCCATCTTCAAACAGCCCGATTCAGGCAGTTTTAATACCTGATAATCATCGGTTGAAAGATTTGCAGGAAACTTTATTACATGAAGGTTTTTTAACCTATGCCGTTTTTAGTCCTACGGTAAAAGAAGGAACAGAAAGATTGAGAATTTGTCTTCACAGCTTCAATACAGAAGAAGAAATTATTGGTTTGACTAAGATTATTAAAGATTTTATTTAA
- a CDS encoding RCC1 domain-containing protein, whose product MNNYIKTFFTLIFLLTLSSRAYKAQGFCASGCNDNAYIDSKNPNTIEYDNLISAFHATIAKEKDGNFKIWGQNTSSTGSGNLVTPTVIGPGSGLANFNYAGTPLRAAAGSNSTSHQFALLTTAGLYVWGVNDILISNIITNYNAAFTKISINGKADGLPVGVAPADVKMMFGSYRTLAIVTCSGEAWVLSSNGEKNGDGTVQNSVNNSIWHRVKTDVAGNPNLENVVAMRGTPNALFALTSTGKLYTWGTNTYNNSGAAVSRVYATEVSVPTGAIPKMIGMTQKIYQNEIKQSYYLLATNGKLYSMGDNSNRQLGDGTLVEKTVWVQPKNMTPQGSEGIGILENIVWISPNEHSNYANSAAINVITNSNKQWGWGSNRGYMLGDKILDSYNNPIYMPGRYDPDDLSTPGQLDDLEITDQVIAVETGGHSTINIKKCSQNFGYVGHITDGSMGNNTNEDEMHITYNYSTSELNVCGTDLGPEIQNLKICTYQQGDLNSSIQETLPSEVEWHATNDPNSPILTDISTVAPGTYYAFFSVASGKCREAGSMVTVSYFVPGSQAVDPCVCFNDAATGGANNDTKLGITLLKRAGKTDSNWPMSRKSGHIALESNTKGFVVTRLTTAQLDDIKTAGNAVEGMMSYDTTVNCMKIYSGGDWKCFNTPSCP is encoded by the coding sequence ATGAATAATTATATAAAAACTTTTTTTACTCTTATATTTTTACTTACTCTATCATCTAGAGCTTATAAAGCTCAGGGATTTTGTGCGTCAGGATGTAATGACAATGCATATATTGACAGTAAGAATCCTAATACGATTGAGTATGATAATTTGATTTCTGCTTTCCATGCCACTATTGCAAAAGAAAAAGATGGAAATTTCAAAATTTGGGGACAAAATACTTCAAGTACAGGAAGTGGAAACTTAGTAACGCCAACAGTAATAGGCCCTGGTTCTGGTTTAGCTAATTTTAATTATGCGGGAACACCATTAAGAGCTGCGGCAGGAAGCAATAGTACTTCTCATCAATTTGCTTTGTTAACTACTGCTGGTCTCTACGTTTGGGGGGTGAATGATATTTTGATTAGTAACATAATAACGAACTATAATGCGGCTTTCACTAAAATTTCTATCAATGGAAAAGCAGATGGCTTGCCAGTAGGTGTTGCTCCCGCAGATGTAAAGATGATGTTTGGCTCTTATCGCACATTGGCTATTGTTACTTGTAGTGGTGAGGCATGGGTTTTATCTTCTAATGGTGAAAAAAATGGCGATGGTACAGTACAAAATAGTGTCAATAACTCAATTTGGCACCGTGTTAAAACAGATGTTGCAGGCAATCCCAATCTTGAGAATGTTGTAGCAATGAGAGGAACACCAAATGCGCTATTTGCATTAACTTCTACTGGTAAGCTTTATACTTGGGGAACAAATACTTATAATAACAGTGGTGCAGCGGTGTCTCGCGTGTACGCTACAGAAGTTTCTGTGCCGACAGGAGCAATTCCTAAAATGATAGGAATGACTCAGAAAATTTATCAAAATGAAATAAAACAAAGCTATTATTTATTGGCTACCAATGGTAAATTATACAGTATGGGAGACAATAGCAACAGACAATTGGGCGATGGAACATTGGTAGAAAAAACAGTATGGGTACAGCCTAAAAATATGACGCCTCAAGGTAGTGAGGGCATCGGGATTTTGGAAAATATTGTTTGGATTTCTCCTAACGAACATTCAAATTATGCAAATTCTGCCGCTATTAATGTGATAACCAATAGCAATAAGCAGTGGGGTTGGGGAAGTAATAGAGGGTATATGCTGGGTGATAAAATATTAGATTCTTATAATAATCCTATTTATATGCCAGGTCGATATGATCCTGATGACCTTAGCACGCCTGGTCAACTTGATGACTTGGAGATAACAGATCAAGTAATCGCGGTGGAAACAGGAGGGCACTCAACAATTAATATCAAAAAATGTTCTCAAAATTTTGGCTATGTAGGGCATATAACGGATGGTAGTATGGGAAATAATACAAATGAAGATGAGATGCATATTACGTATAATTATTCTACAAGTGAACTTAATGTATGTGGGACAGATTTAGGACCTGAAATTCAGAATTTAAAAATTTGTACCTATCAGCAAGGCGATTTGAATTCTTCTATTCAGGAAACACTTCCAAGTGAAGTTGAATGGCACGCAACCAACGATCCAAACAGTCCTATTTTAACTGATATTTCGACCGTTGCTCCTGGTACATATTACGCTTTCTTCTCTGTCGCTTCAGGTAAATGTAGAGAGGCAGGCTCTATGGTAACTGTATCTTATTTTGTACCTGGTAGTCAGGCGGTAGATCCTTGTGTTTGTTTCAATGATGCAGCAACAGGAGGAGCAAATAATGATACAAAATTAGGAATTACCCTTCTTAAGCGAGCAGGAAAGACAGATTCTAATTGGCCAATGTCTAGAAAATCAGGTCATATTGCTTTAGAATCTAATACAAAAGGATTCGTAGTAACACGATTGACGACTGCCCAATTAGATGATATTAAAACCGCTGGGAATGCGGTGGAAGGGATGATGTCTTATGATACAACCGTAAACTGTATGAAGATTTATTCTGGTGGCGATTGGAAATGTTTTAACACACCAAGTTGTCCTTAA
- the bioD gene encoding dethiobiotin synthase — translation MDIKKEKLEIQNLEQRKLFVTGIGTEIGKTVCSAILVKHFKADYWKPIQSGDLHFSDSMKIKKWVGENVIIHPEKYRLKLAASPHQSAFEEGILINSNDFKLPETQNNLIVEGAGGLMVPISEDEFIIDLIEKLNLPVALVVRNYLGCINHTLLSLMILKQRNIKLEYLILNGSFPWDTERIICKNIQQETKIIRIPEVEKITIESITKQLEKI, via the coding sequence ATGGATATAAAAAAAGAAAAATTAGAAATACAAAATTTAGAACAAAGAAAACTTTTCGTCACAGGTATTGGTACTGAAATAGGAAAAACTGTTTGTTCGGCAATTCTAGTAAAACACTTTAAAGCAGATTATTGGAAACCTATTCAGTCTGGAGACTTACATTTTTCAGACAGTATGAAAATTAAAAAATGGGTAGGTGAAAATGTAATTATTCATCCGGAAAAATATCGATTGAAATTAGCTGCATCACCTCATCAGTCGGCTTTTGAAGAAGGGATTTTAATTAACAGTAATGATTTTAAACTTCCTGAAACTCAAAATAATCTAATTGTAGAAGGAGCAGGAGGATTAATGGTTCCTATTTCTGAGGATGAGTTTATTATAGATTTAATAGAAAAGCTAAACCTTCCCGTTGCTTTGGTCGTCAGAAATTATTTAGGATGTATCAATCATACTTTATTGTCGCTGATGATTTTAAAACAAAGAAATATAAAGCTGGAATATTTGATTTTAAATGGAAGTTTTCCGTGGGATACAGAAAGAATAATCTGCAAAAATATTCAACAGGAAACCAAAATCATAAGAATTCCGGAGGTAGAAAAAATAACAATAGAAAGTATTACAAAACAATTAGAAAAAATATGA
- the bioA gene encoding adenosylmethionine--8-amino-7-oxononanoate transaminase yields the protein MTLQERDRAVNWHPYTQMKTADDAIPIVKGKGVHLFDDKGNSYIDAVSSWWVTLHGHAHPYIAQRVSEQLHTLEQVIFAGFTHEPAIQLSENLLKLLPDNQQKVFYSDNGSTAVEVALKMCIQHAYNQGKEKTKILAFKNAYHGDTFGAMSVSGRSIWTKPFGEMLFEVIFIDTPTSENIEDLKSQILSYEDEVVCFIYEPLIQGAAGMLMYNAENLDELMKFCRAKEILMIQDEVFTGFGRTGKLFAANHLSEKPNIMCFSKGLTGGTMPMGITTCSDEIFEAFLSDDKYKTLFHGHSFTANPLACTAALASMELLLNDETQQNIQRISEQHFHFSNILKQHPKVENVRQTGTILAWEIKNNGETSYFNEIGKKLYDEFLSRGIVMRPLGNVMYLVPPYCISTEELNFIYKNILEVLSSF from the coding sequence ATGACATTACAAGAACGAGATCGAGCGGTAAATTGGCATCCGTATACTCAAATGAAAACTGCAGATGATGCAATTCCCATCGTTAAAGGAAAAGGAGTTCATCTTTTTGATGATAAAGGAAATAGTTATATTGATGCGGTGTCTTCATGGTGGGTGACGCTTCATGGTCATGCGCATCCTTATATTGCACAAAGAGTTTCTGAGCAGTTACATACTTTAGAACAGGTTATTTTTGCAGGTTTTACGCATGAACCGGCGATACAGCTTTCTGAAAATTTATTGAAATTACTTCCTGATAATCAGCAGAAAGTTTTTTATTCTGATAACGGTTCGACTGCGGTGGAAGTCGCTTTGAAAATGTGTATTCAGCATGCTTACAATCAGGGAAAAGAGAAAACAAAAATTTTAGCATTTAAAAACGCGTATCATGGCGATACTTTCGGAGCAATGTCGGTGAGTGGAAGAAGTATTTGGACGAAACCTTTCGGAGAGATGTTGTTTGAGGTAATTTTTATTGATACTCCTACTTCTGAAAATATAGAAGACCTCAAATCTCAAATTTTAAGTTATGAAGATGAGGTGGTTTGTTTTATTTATGAGCCATTAATTCAGGGAGCAGCAGGGATGTTAATGTACAATGCTGAAAATTTAGATGAATTAATGAAATTCTGCAGAGCAAAGGAAATTTTGATGATTCAGGATGAGGTTTTTACAGGTTTTGGAAGGACAGGAAAGTTGTTTGCAGCTAATCATCTTTCTGAAAAGCCAAACATTATGTGTTTTTCTAAAGGTTTGACAGGTGGAACGATGCCTATGGGAATTACAACCTGTTCGGATGAAATTTTTGAAGCATTTTTATCAGATGATAAATATAAAACCTTATTTCATGGGCACTCTTTTACTGCAAATCCGTTAGCTTGTACAGCAGCTTTAGCAAGTATGGAGCTACTATTGAATGACGAAACTCAACAAAATATTCAACGAATTTCGGAACAGCATTTTCATTTTTCAAATATCTTAAAACAACATCCAAAAGTTGAAAATGTAAGACAAACAGGTACTATTTTAGCCTGGGAAATCAAAAACAATGGAGAAACCTCTTATTTTAACGAAATAGGAAAAAAGTTGTATGATGAATTTCTGTCTCGGGGGATTGTTATGCGTCCATTGGGAAATGTGATGTATTTGGTTCCGCCTTATTGTATCAGTACAGAAGAATTAAATTTTATTTATAAGAATATTTTAGAAGTTCTAAGTAGTTTTTAA
- a CDS encoding metal-dependent hydrolase family protein: MKFKSLIAIFFITTSIATAQTKQILIENVRILDHKTSNLTPSMNVLISGNKIQKISSDIISVKGNDVTKIEGKGKTLMPGLIDVHVHMVFGALTMAEMVSPDMSQELMMKNVALSSQKMLMRGFTSVRDAGGPIFPLKSAIDKGQIVGPRIWPSGATISQTAGHGDFRTPDERSRRFFGKPSRAELLGATFIADGRDDILTATRENLRFGASQIKLMAGGGTSSAYDPIDVTQYTFDEMKAAVEAAEDWGTYVMVHAYTPRAVQRAVEAGVKSIEHGQMLDEETLKLLAKKKVWLSLQNLMDNNDNMDDQRKEKRKPVLEGQDKVWPLAKKLGVKLAWGTDFLFEPELNEDQNKYILRLQKWFSNAEILKMITQDNGELLQLSGLRSPYPGKLGVIEEQAFADLLLVDGNPLKDLSLIANPEKNFLVIIKNGQIYKNTIKK; this comes from the coding sequence ATGAAGTTTAAATCATTAATAGCTATTTTTTTTATTACAACATCAATAGCTACAGCTCAGACGAAGCAGATTCTGATAGAAAATGTCAGAATATTAGACCATAAAACCTCTAATCTTACCCCTTCAATGAATGTCTTGATTTCTGGAAATAAAATTCAGAAAATAAGTTCTGATATTATTTCGGTTAAGGGGAATGATGTAACAAAAATTGAGGGTAAGGGAAAAACGTTAATGCCGGGATTAATTGACGTTCATGTACACATGGTTTTTGGGGCTTTAACAATGGCAGAAATGGTTTCTCCGGATATGTCTCAAGAATTAATGATGAAGAATGTCGCTCTTTCTTCTCAAAAAATGTTGATGCGTGGGTTTACAAGCGTTCGCGATGCGGGTGGTCCTATATTTCCTTTAAAGTCAGCAATTGACAAAGGTCAGATTGTTGGGCCGCGTATTTGGCCTTCAGGTGCTACAATAAGTCAAACGGCAGGTCATGGTGATTTCAGAACTCCGGATGAGCGTTCTCGTCGTTTTTTTGGGAAACCTTCCCGAGCAGAACTTTTGGGGGCAACTTTTATTGCTGATGGGCGAGACGATATATTAACAGCAACGAGAGAAAACCTGCGATTTGGAGCAAGCCAGATTAAACTGATGGCGGGTGGCGGAACTTCTTCTGCTTATGACCCGATTGATGTAACTCAATATACTTTTGACGAAATGAAAGCTGCAGTTGAGGCTGCAGAAGACTGGGGAACTTACGTTATGGTACATGCTTATACACCCAGAGCGGTACAAAGAGCTGTTGAAGCAGGAGTAAAATCTATAGAACATGGGCAGATGCTTGATGAAGAAACCTTAAAATTACTTGCAAAGAAGAAAGTATGGTTAAGTCTCCAAAATTTAATGGACAATAATGACAACATGGATGACCAACGCAAGGAGAAACGCAAGCCTGTATTAGAAGGACAAGACAAAGTTTGGCCATTAGCTAAAAAATTGGGTGTAAAATTGGCGTGGGGAACAGATTTTCTTTTTGAGCCTGAGCTTAACGAAGACCAAAACAAATATATCTTACGTCTTCAAAAATGGTTTTCAAATGCTGAGATTTTAAAAATGATTACGCAGGATAATGGAGAACTATTACAGCTTTCTGGCTTACGGAGTCCTTATCCTGGGAAGTTAGGAGTTATTGAAGAGCAGGCTTTTGCCGATTTACTATTGGTGGATGGCAATCCACTTAAAGATTTATCATTAATTGCCAATCCTGAAAAGAATTTTTTGGTAATTATAAAAAACGGACAGATTTATAAAAATACGATTAAAAAGTAG
- the bioB gene encoding biotin synthase BioB, which yields MIDKTKLRNDWTKDEIEQIYNLPLLELIYKAATVHREWYNPEEVQMSTLLSIKTGGCVEDCSYCGQAARYHTNIKVQALLPTEKVIEHAQKAKDNGSSRFCMAAAWREVRNNRDFDRVIDMVKGVNELGLEVCCTLGMLTEEQAVRLEQAGLYAYNHNLDTSEQYYEEIISTRTFDNRINTINNVRKAGITVCSGGIIGLGETHGDRISMLLTLATMPKHPESVPINALARVAGTPLENNEKTDTWEMVRMIATARIVMPSSMVRLSAGRIEMTEFEQGWCFMAGANSIFTGERETLLVTPNPGVSEDMQMLQTLGLKPMKRQSEKAIDQFETWKADF from the coding sequence ATGATAGATAAAACAAAATTGAGAAATGATTGGACGAAAGATGAAATAGAGCAAATTTATAATCTTCCTTTGCTTGAGCTTATTTATAAAGCAGCAACCGTTCATAGAGAATGGTATAATCCTGAAGAGGTACAAATGTCAACATTATTATCGATAAAAACAGGTGGTTGCGTTGAGGATTGTTCGTATTGCGGACAAGCAGCGCGTTATCACACCAATATTAAAGTTCAAGCATTATTACCCACCGAAAAAGTGATTGAGCATGCCCAAAAAGCAAAAGACAACGGCTCTTCCCGTTTTTGTATGGCCGCAGCATGGAGAGAAGTGCGAAATAATCGTGATTTTGACCGTGTCATCGATATGGTAAAAGGCGTGAATGAGCTAGGTCTTGAAGTTTGCTGTACGCTCGGAATGTTGACCGAAGAACAAGCTGTTCGTCTTGAGCAGGCTGGTTTGTATGCTTACAATCACAATTTGGATACTTCAGAGCAATATTATGAAGAGATAATTTCTACAAGAACTTTTGATAATAGAATTAATACCATCAACAACGTCAGAAAAGCAGGAATTACAGTTTGTTCGGGTGGAATTATCGGTTTGGGTGAAACACATGGAGACAGAATTTCAATGCTGTTAACATTGGCTACAATGCCAAAACATCCTGAATCTGTTCCCATCAATGCTTTGGCAAGAGTTGCAGGAACTCCTCTTGAGAATAATGAAAAAACTGATACCTGGGAAATGGTAAGAATGATTGCTACCGCAAGAATTGTGATGCCTTCATCGATGGTTCGTCTAAGTGCAGGAAGAATTGAAATGACAGAATTCGAGCAGGGTTGGTGTTTTATGGCAGGAGCTAATTCTATTTTTACCGGAGAAAGAGAAACTTTACTGGTGACTCCAAACCCGGGAGTTTCGGAAGATATGCAAATGCTACAAACTTTAGGATTAAAACCGATGAAAAGACAATCCGAAAAAGCAATTGATCAATTTGAAACCTGGAAAGCTGACTTCTAG
- a CDS encoding efflux RND transporter periplasmic adaptor subunit produces MNIKSIIVCNFALLCVISCGKNAQNKNKENKEVPVFVVKQKDTLVSNQFVTDIQAKRNVEIRSRIDGLLDHIYVNEGQFVKKGQPLFKINDAELKMELLKANATIKQTLADVRIAEVELKQIESLHAKKFVANNELELVKAKLSSAKAKYAFADAEKKTVLQKISFTTVSAPFDGVIDVIPHKGGSLITNGTFLTTLSQLDEVYAYFSLPENVYFELLSNDKLGKHQKIELTLPNGMAYQFNGALKSAESEIDRTTGSIRYKALFPNPNRLIKHGTSGKLTISEVQNDALMIPQKATFSIQDKTYIFLVDKNNKVKMTNIEVGTALKDSYLVERGLKKGDLIIYEGTQSLKDGDQIKIKNRL; encoded by the coding sequence ATGAATATAAAAAGTATCATAGTATGCAACTTTGCATTATTATGCGTAATCTCTTGCGGTAAAAACGCTCAAAATAAAAATAAAGAAAACAAAGAAGTCCCGGTATTTGTCGTTAAGCAAAAAGACACTTTGGTCAGCAATCAGTTTGTAACAGATATTCAGGCAAAAAGAAATGTCGAAATACGCTCAAGAATTGATGGACTCTTAGACCATATTTATGTAAATGAAGGTCAGTTTGTGAAAAAAGGTCAGCCATTATTTAAAATTAATGATGCTGAATTAAAGATGGAGCTTCTTAAAGCAAATGCTACCATTAAACAGACTCTGGCCGATGTGCGCATCGCAGAAGTTGAATTAAAGCAGATTGAAAGTCTTCACGCTAAAAAATTCGTTGCCAATAACGAATTGGAATTGGTAAAAGCTAAATTATCTTCTGCCAAAGCAAAATATGCCTTTGCTGATGCTGAGAAAAAAACAGTATTGCAAAAAATAAGTTTTACGACTGTTTCGGCTCCTTTTGATGGTGTTATTGACGTTATTCCTCACAAAGGCGGAAGTTTGATTACCAACGGAACTTTTTTGACCACGTTATCTCAGCTTGATGAGGTGTATGCTTATTTTTCACTTCCTGAAAATGTATATTTTGAACTTCTTTCAAATGACAAGCTTGGGAAACATCAGAAAATAGAATTAACACTGCCCAACGGAATGGCGTACCAATTTAATGGTGCTCTAAAGTCTGCTGAGAGTGAAATCGACAGAACAACTGGGTCTATCCGCTACAAAGCATTATTTCCAAACCCGAATCGTTTAATTAAGCACGGAACATCTGGAAAATTGACGATTTCTGAAGTTCAGAATGATGCGTTGATGATTCCACAGAAGGCAACATTTTCTATCCAGGATAAAACCTACATTTTCTTAGTTGATAAGAATAATAAAGTAAAAATGACCAATATTGAGGTCGGGACTGCTCTTAAAGATTCTTATCTCGTAGAAAGAGGTCTCAAAAAAGGAGATTTGATTATTTATGAAGGCACTCAGTCGTTAAAAGATGGAGACCAAATCAAAATCAAAAACAGACTTTAA